Proteins encoded by one window of Gordonia jinghuaiqii:
- a CDS encoding aspartate aminotransferase family protein: MTTHRAPSDAASLEANGIDTRHLIRYGGRFSPEVIVRAAGSWVYTAEGREILDFTSGQMSAILGHSHPDIVATVSRQIGELDHLFSGMISPPVLDLASRLSTTLPAALDKVLLLSTGAESNEAAIRMAKLVTGKHEIVSFARSWHGMTHAAAASTYSAGRRGYGPLAPGNFALPTPNPYRPDFTNPDGTLDWQRQLDFGFELIDAQSVGSLAACIVEPILSSGGVIEPPSGYFAGLKRKCEERGMLLIVDEAQTGLCRTGSWYAFERDGIVPDILTLSKTLGAGLPLAAVVTTADIEQAAHDRGYLFFTTHVSDPLVAAVGVTVLDVLQREGLDDRAAQAGSLLRTGLLELRARHACIGDVRGRGLMQGIELVTDRETKEGADLLGAAVTARCFELGLHMNVVQLPGMGGIFRIAPPLTATDDEIRTGLAILDTAITECTSAPG; this comes from the coding sequence ATGACGACGCACCGCGCCCCTTCCGATGCCGCCTCACTCGAGGCCAACGGGATCGACACCCGTCATCTCATTCGCTACGGCGGCCGGTTCTCGCCCGAGGTCATCGTCCGTGCGGCCGGCAGCTGGGTGTACACCGCCGAGGGGCGCGAGATCCTCGACTTCACCTCGGGGCAGATGTCGGCGATCCTGGGCCACTCCCACCCCGACATCGTCGCCACGGTGTCCCGCCAGATCGGTGAACTCGATCATCTCTTCAGCGGCATGATCTCCCCGCCGGTCCTCGACCTCGCGTCACGGTTGTCGACCACGCTGCCCGCAGCACTCGACAAGGTTCTCCTGCTCAGCACCGGTGCCGAATCCAACGAGGCGGCCATCCGAATGGCCAAGCTGGTCACCGGGAAACACGAGATCGTCTCGTTCGCACGCTCGTGGCACGGGATGACGCACGCCGCCGCGGCGTCGACGTACAGCGCAGGCCGCCGCGGCTACGGCCCCCTCGCGCCGGGCAACTTCGCCTTGCCCACGCCCAATCCGTACCGCCCGGACTTCACCAACCCCGACGGCACGCTCGACTGGCAGCGTCAGCTCGACTTCGGTTTCGAGCTCATCGATGCTCAGTCAGTGGGGTCGCTGGCCGCATGCATCGTCGAACCCATCCTGTCGTCGGGCGGCGTCATCGAACCGCCGTCGGGCTACTTCGCCGGGCTCAAGCGCAAGTGCGAGGAACGCGGCATGTTGCTCATCGTCGACGAGGCGCAGACGGGCCTGTGCCGCACGGGTTCCTGGTATGCGTTCGAACGTGACGGCATCGTGCCGGACATCCTCACCCTGTCCAAGACGCTCGGAGCCGGCCTGCCGCTCGCCGCGGTCGTCACGACCGCCGACATCGAGCAGGCGGCCCACGACCGCGGCTACCTCTTCTTCACCACCCATGTCTCGGACCCGCTCGTCGCCGCGGTCGGGGTCACGGTGCTCGACGTCCTGCAGCGCGAGGGTCTCGATGACCGTGCGGCGCAAGCAGGTTCGCTCCTCCGGACCGGACTCCTCGAGCTCCGGGCGCGCCACGCCTGTATCGGCGACGTGCGCGGCCGCGGCCTGATGCAGGGCATCGAACTGGTCACCGATCGAGAGACGAAGGAGGGTGCGGACCTTCTCGGCGCAGCCGTCACCGCACGCTGCTTCGAGCTCGGGCTCCACATGAACGTGGTCCAGCTGCCGGGCATGGGCGGCATCTTCCGCATCGCACCGCCGTTGACCGCCACCGACGACGAGATCCGGACCGGCCTGGCGATCCTCGACACTGCGATCACCGAATGCACCTCTGCGCCAGGCTGA
- a CDS encoding OPT family oligopeptide transporter, which produces MATAPTATASLRELTFRGTILGGIITLVFTAANVYLGLKVGLTFATAIPAAVISMSILRYFADHSVVENNIVQTIASAAGTLSAIIFVIPGLVMIGWWTGFPYWITVAVCAIGGVLGVMYSIPLRRALVTGSDLPYPEGVAAAEVLKVGDAAGGAAENKAGLRTIVIGSVASAGFALLAKLKVLSDSISATIKIGAGGTLFSAGLSMSLIGIGHLVGVTVGVAMLVGLVISYAVLLPIESQNQGVGEDLSDAVSAVFANDVRLIGAGAIAIAAIWTLIKVIGPIVRGIRAALVSSRSRREGVTVDITERDIPINIVGGSILVLLIPIGLLLWDFVRGTVLQGNATGIIAVSIVFVFVIGLAVASVCGYMAGLIGSSNSPISGVGILVVLIAALLIKLTFGTADASQTDALIAYTLFTAAVVFGVATISNDNLQDLKTGQLVGATPWKQQVALVIGVLFGSAVIPPILGLMYDVFGFVGAPGATEDALAAPQAGLLTTLAKGVLGADLNWGLIGIGALIGAAAIVIDELLGRAGRFRLPPLAVGMGMYLPMSVTLIIPIGAFIGHYYNRWAERSGGAVEHKKRMGVLLATGLIVGEALFGVVFAGIVALTGDDSVLAIVGDGFEVWAKILGVIVFAATVAFLYSRISKLAAASGTVTTTDENPKI; this is translated from the coding sequence ATGGCGACTGCGCCTACGGCCACGGCAAGCCTGCGGGAGCTGACGTTCCGAGGAACCATCCTCGGCGGCATCATCACTCTGGTCTTCACCGCCGCCAACGTGTATCTCGGACTCAAGGTCGGACTCACGTTCGCCACGGCAATCCCGGCCGCGGTCATCTCGATGAGCATCCTGCGGTACTTCGCCGACCACTCGGTGGTGGAGAACAACATCGTGCAGACGATCGCCTCGGCGGCCGGCACGTTGTCGGCCATCATCTTCGTCATCCCCGGCCTGGTGATGATCGGGTGGTGGACGGGCTTCCCGTACTGGATCACCGTCGCGGTGTGCGCGATCGGCGGTGTACTCGGCGTCATGTACTCGATTCCGCTGCGTCGTGCGTTGGTGACGGGATCGGACCTGCCGTATCCCGAAGGTGTTGCGGCAGCGGAGGTCCTGAAGGTCGGGGACGCCGCGGGCGGCGCCGCGGAGAACAAGGCGGGCCTGCGCACCATCGTCATCGGTTCGGTCGCGTCCGCCGGTTTCGCGCTGCTGGCCAAGCTGAAGGTGCTCAGCGACTCGATCTCGGCGACGATCAAGATCGGTGCGGGCGGAACGCTGTTCAGCGCGGGTTTGTCGATGTCGCTCATCGGCATCGGACACCTGGTCGGTGTGACGGTGGGCGTCGCGATGCTGGTCGGCCTGGTGATCTCCTACGCGGTCCTGCTCCCGATCGAGAGCCAGAACCAAGGCGTGGGCGAGGATCTCAGCGACGCGGTCAGCGCGGTTTTCGCCAACGACGTCCGCCTCATCGGTGCCGGCGCCATCGCCATCGCCGCGATCTGGACGCTGATCAAGGTCATCGGCCCCATCGTGCGGGGCATCAGGGCGGCCCTGGTCTCGTCGCGGTCGCGGCGTGAGGGCGTGACCGTCGACATCACCGAACGCGACATACCGATCAACATCGTCGGTGGCAGCATCCTCGTGCTGCTCATCCCGATCGGACTTCTCCTGTGGGACTTCGTACGCGGCACCGTTCTCCAGGGGAATGCCACCGGCATCATCGCCGTGAGCATCGTCTTCGTCTTCGTCATCGGTCTGGCCGTCGCCTCGGTCTGCGGTTACATGGCCGGCCTGATCGGCTCGTCGAACAGTCCGATCTCCGGGGTCGGCATCCTGGTCGTGCTCATCGCCGCCCTGCTGATCAAGCTGACCTTCGGGACCGCCGACGCCTCGCAGACCGACGCACTCATCGCCTACACGCTGTTCACCGCGGCGGTGGTGTTCGGTGTCGCGACCATCTCCAACGACAACCTCCAGGACCTCAAGACCGGTCAGCTGGTCGGCGCGACTCCGTGGAAACAGCAGGTGGCCTTGGTGATCGGCGTGCTCTTCGGTTCCGCCGTCATCCCGCCGATCCTCGGATTGATGTATGACGTCTTCGGTTTCGTGGGGGCGCCCGGAGCCACCGAGGACGCGCTGGCCGCACCTCAGGCCGGACTGCTGACGACCCTGGCAAAGGGTGTGCTGGGTGCGGACCTGAACTGGGGGCTCATCGGCATCGGCGCGCTGATCGGCGCAGCCGCGATCGTCATCGACGAACTACTCGGCCGCGCAGGTAGGTTCCGCCTGCCGCCGCTCGCGGTCGGCATGGGTATGTACCTGCCGATGTCGGTGACGCTGATCATCCCCATCGGTGCCTTCATCGGGCACTACTACAACCGCTGGGCCGAACGTTCCGGTGGCGCAGTCGAACACAAGAAGCGCATGGGTGTGCTACTCGCGACCGGCCTGATCGTGGGCGAGGCGCTGTTCGGCGTGGTCTTCGCCGGGATCGTCGCGCTGACCGGCGACGACTCGGTCCTCGCGATCGTCGGCGACGGTTTCGAGGTCTGGGCAAAGATCCTCGGCGTCATCGTGTTCGCGGCGACGGTTGCCTTCCTCTACAGCCGCATCAGCAAACTCGCCGCGGCGAGCGGAACGGTGACGACAACGGACGAGAACCCGAAGATCTGA
- a CDS encoding TetR/AcrR family transcriptional regulator, whose amino-acid sequence MSEGKTEQSARTRRLLISSAEKLIALNGVSAVSSRQISKAAGQGNNYAVGHHFGSKDDLVRATLTVHNDTIEALRQKFLDTVGTHPGVRDWLRCLVGPEIEYLGQLGAPTYFARFFAQVSSDPAATVLLYEQMADSIALMTILDRFYDALPAYPDDVLELRNNMTRHMIVNSLADIERAAEAQGRPLTRWQHQGDLVVDALTGMWLAPVGPGRTA is encoded by the coding sequence ATGAGCGAGGGGAAGACGGAGCAGTCTGCCCGTACGCGCCGGCTGTTGATCAGTTCGGCCGAGAAGCTGATCGCCCTGAACGGCGTGTCGGCGGTGTCGAGCCGTCAGATCAGCAAGGCCGCCGGTCAGGGCAACAATTATGCTGTCGGCCATCACTTCGGCTCCAAAGACGATCTGGTCCGGGCCACGCTCACGGTGCACAACGACACGATCGAGGCGCTGCGCCAGAAATTCCTCGACACGGTGGGAACGCATCCCGGCGTGCGCGACTGGCTCCGTTGCCTCGTGGGTCCGGAGATCGAATACCTCGGCCAACTCGGGGCACCCACCTACTTCGCCCGTTTCTTCGCCCAGGTCTCCAGCGACCCGGCCGCCACCGTCCTGCTCTACGAGCAGATGGCGGACTCCATCGCCCTGATGACGATCCTGGACCGCTTCTACGACGCCCTACCGGCGTACCCCGACGATGTTCTCGAGCTGCGCAACAACATGACGCGCCACATGATCGTGAACTCCCTCGCCGACATCGAACGCGCCGCGGAGGCGCAGGGCCGCCCACTGACCCGCTGGCAGCACCAAGGCGACCTCGTCGTCGACGCCCTCACCGGGATGTGGCTGGCCCCGGTCGGTCCGGGCCGAACGGCGTGA
- a CDS encoding DUF5313 domain-containing protein, which translates to MTTTQRTKPNPWEYFKYAYWARLPQSMLAWVANDLAGPGASVRMVTRWALPCIIVLIPMLFVPADWGVRITMTMPILIAYLFFSIALNRVYRRHRLVQHGLDPELINKLEREKNSDLYDEYHRKYRGERR; encoded by the coding sequence GTGACCACCACTCAGCGCACCAAGCCGAATCCATGGGAGTACTTCAAGTACGCCTACTGGGCGCGATTGCCGCAATCGATGCTCGCCTGGGTCGCCAACGACCTGGCAGGCCCCGGGGCGTCGGTGCGGATGGTGACCCGCTGGGCGTTGCCGTGCATCATCGTGCTGATCCCGATGCTGTTCGTCCCCGCGGACTGGGGCGTGCGCATCACCATGACCATGCCGATCCTGATCGCATACCTCTTCTTCTCGATCGCGCTGAACCGCGTGTACCGCCGCCACCGGCTGGTCCAGCACGGACTCGATCCCGAGCTGATCAACAAACTCGAGCGCGAGAAGAACTCCGACCTCTACGACGAGTACCACCGCAAGTACCGCGGCGAGCGTCGCTAG
- a CDS encoding MarR family winged helix-turn-helix transcriptional regulator, which yields MGSDMTASHDPADPPVDPDVISGLESELTDFWRRGRIRTRVRARAIDSRLDPSCYPLITVLARHNSMPMSELVTAVGMEKSTVTRQIDALVRLGLAERHPDPRDARARVVTLTDHGRERIDAVVASAVIDWRARLAQWDPEDIRTLTTLLHRLGEATNKED from the coding sequence ATGGGCTCGGACATGACCGCGTCACACGATCCCGCGGACCCTCCGGTCGACCCGGACGTCATCAGCGGACTCGAATCCGAGCTCACCGACTTCTGGCGACGCGGACGCATCCGCACACGGGTGCGGGCGCGCGCCATAGACAGTCGGCTCGACCCGTCGTGCTATCCCCTCATCACGGTGTTGGCGCGGCACAACTCCATGCCCATGTCCGAGCTGGTCACGGCCGTCGGTATGGAGAAATCCACGGTGACCCGCCAGATCGACGCGCTGGTGCGCCTCGGCCTCGCCGAACGTCATCCGGATCCCCGCGACGCACGCGCACGCGTGGTCACCCTCACCGATCACGGCCGTGAACGCATCGACGCCGTCGTCGCGTCGGCGGTGATCGACTGGCGCGCCCGTCTGGCGCAGTGGGATCCCGAGGACATCCGGACCCTCACCACGCTCTTGCACCGCCTCGGCGAGGCGACGAACAAAGAGGATTGA
- a CDS encoding CaiB/BaiF CoA transferase family protein, producing MTSDPGPVPPGSLPLEGITVVALEQAVAAPLATRHLADLGARVIKVERVGEGDFARQYDTAVRGGAGSHFVWLNRGKESVALDLKSASGLEAVKTLIAGADVFLQNLAPGAAARLGLAADDLRADHPELIVVDMSGYGDAGPYRDRKAYDMLVQAESGLISVTGTPDEMTKTGVPTSDIAAGMYALTSVLSALFRRMRTGIGARVAVSMFDATVEWMGHPMYMRLYGGRQIARAGLGHAAIVPYDKYPTQDGTILIGVQNDRGWDTLARVVLERPDLAEDERYRTNVDRVSLRAEVDALIAAETKRFTTDELDRRLADAGVPAAEIRDLEGVVAHPQLSERDRWREVGTEVGPVRAVLPPMTFDDVELAMGPVPALGQHTESVLREFGIEI from the coding sequence GTGACTTCCGACCCCGGCCCCGTCCCTCCCGGATCCCTTCCGCTCGAAGGCATCACCGTCGTCGCTCTCGAGCAGGCGGTCGCCGCCCCACTGGCCACTCGGCACCTCGCCGATCTCGGCGCCCGGGTGATCAAGGTGGAACGAGTCGGCGAGGGCGATTTCGCACGGCAGTACGACACCGCGGTACGCGGCGGCGCGGGCTCACATTTCGTCTGGCTCAACCGAGGTAAGGAATCGGTCGCGCTCGACCTCAAGAGCGCCTCGGGGCTCGAGGCGGTCAAGACCCTGATCGCCGGCGCCGACGTCTTCCTGCAGAACCTGGCGCCGGGTGCGGCCGCACGTCTGGGCCTGGCCGCCGACGACCTGCGCGCCGACCACCCGGAACTGATCGTCGTCGACATGTCCGGTTACGGCGACGCCGGCCCGTACCGGGACCGCAAGGCCTACGACATGCTCGTCCAGGCCGAATCGGGATTGATCTCGGTGACCGGCACCCCCGACGAGATGACCAAGACCGGGGTGCCGACGTCGGACATCGCCGCCGGGATGTACGCACTCACCTCGGTGCTCTCCGCGCTTTTCCGACGCATGCGGACCGGTATCGGCGCCCGGGTCGCGGTCTCGATGTTCGACGCCACGGTCGAATGGATGGGCCACCCCATGTACATGCGGCTCTACGGCGGCCGTCAGATCGCCCGGGCAGGGCTCGGACACGCGGCCATCGTGCCGTATGACAAGTACCCGACCCAGGACGGCACGATCCTCATCGGCGTGCAGAACGACCGCGGCTGGGACACCCTGGCCCGCGTCGTCCTCGAACGTCCCGATCTGGCCGAGGACGAGCGGTACCGCACCAATGTCGATCGGGTGTCACTGCGCGCCGAGGTCGACGCACTGATCGCCGCCGAGACCAAACGATTCACCACCGACGAACTCGATCGCCGGCTCGCCGATGCCGGTGTCCCGGCCGCCGAGATCCGCGACCTCGAGGGCGTGGTCGCGCACCCTCAGCTCAGCGAACGCGACCGCTGGCGCGAGGTCGGCACCGAGGTGGGGCCCGTCCGAGCGGTCCTGCCACCGATGACCTTCGACGACGTCGAACTCGCCATGGGTCCGGTACCCGCGCTGGGCCAGCACACCGAATCGGTGTTGCGGGAGTTCGGCATCGAGATCTGA